A window of Solanum stenotomum isolate F172 chromosome 3, ASM1918654v1, whole genome shotgun sequence contains these coding sequences:
- the LOC125860307 gene encoding ornithine decarboxylase-like, translating to MLLSTAHAKTHDHVMPKIPKDGTTMTDLIRSIATDQKHEAGQPFYILDLSTIERLMDKWNHSFPNVKPFYAVKCNNEPALLTKLANLGTNFDCASLLEIDTVLSLGISPNQIIFANPCKAISHIKHAAAVGVNFTTFDSKLEVDKIKKWHPQCHLLLRIKAPSDSGSLRPLGKKFGALPEEIEPLLHYACNVAGLKVVGVSFHVGSIAQDPTIYREAIANARAVFDVADYLGIPKMKILNIGGGFRSTPLFEEIASVVNEAVQDFFPDPNLKIIAEPGRFFPETAFTLVTHVIGKRVRGEKIEYWIDEGIYGSFRPTLYNSCFVGIKPISMKECCEIGESTIYGPSCDSLDAVAVDIKLPELELDDLIVFYNMGAYSKCGGTKFNGFDMLSTPTYIVSTNST from the coding sequence ATGTTATTGTCTACAGCTCATGCTAAGACTCATGATCATGTCATGCCCAAAATACCAAAAGATGGGACGACGATGACGGATTTAATCCGTTCAATTGCCACTGATCAGAAGCATGAAGCTGGACAACCATTTTATATACTCGATTTATCCACAATTGAGAGGCTTATGGACAAATGGAACCATTCTTTTCCCAATGTAAAACCTTTTTATGCTGTCAAATGCAACAATGAACCAGCACTTCTTACTAAACTAGCCAACTTGGGTACTAATTTTGATTGTGCTAGCTTACTCGAGATTGACACTGTCTTAAGTCTCGGAATTAgcccaaatcaaatcatatttGCTAACCCGTGCAAGGCTATTTCCCACATCAAGCATGCAGCTGCTGTCGGGGTCAATTTCACTACTTTTGATTCTAAGCTCGAAGTTGACAAGATCAAAAAATGGCACCCACAGTGTCATTTATTGCTCCGAATCAAAGCCCCTAGTGATAGTGGCTCGTTGCGCCCCCTTGGGAAAAAATTCGGAGCACTGCCCGAAGAAATCGAACCCCTCCTACATTACGCTTGTAATGTGGCTGGTTTAAAAGTTGTAGGCGTTTCATTTCACGTGGGATCTATAGCACAAGATCCCACCATTTATCGCGAGGCGATTGCCAATGCAAGGGCCGTGTTTGATGTAGCTGATTATCTCGGAATtcctaaaatgaaaattttaaacatTGGTGGTGGGTTTAGATCCACCCCGTTGTTCGAGGAAATAGCTAGTGTAGTAAATGAAGCAGTCCAAGATTTTTTCCCCGAccctaatttaaaaataatcgCGGAGCCTGGGCGATTCTTTCCTGAAACGGCTTTTACTTTAGTCACACATGTGATTGGCAAAAGAGTTAGAGGTGAGAAAATAGAGTATTGGATTGACGAAGGGATTTATGGATCGTTTAGGCCAACACTGTACAACAGTTGCTTTGTGGGTATTAAGCCAATTTCAATGAAAGAATGTTGTGAAATAGGCGAATCGACGATTTACGGACCAAGTTGTGACTCCCTTGATGCAGTGGCTGTGGACATAAAATTGCCGGAGCTTGAATTGGATGATTTGATAGTGTTCTATAACATGGGTGCATACTCAAAATGTGGAGGAACAAAGTTTAATGGATTTGATATGTTATCGACACCTACCTATATTGTTAGCACCAATTCTACCTAG
- the LOC125860308 gene encoding ornithine decarboxylase-like — MMSTDFGKITRVHNIPKDEMSNLIRSIAAEKHEAGQPFYILDLSTVERLMDKWNHSFPNVKPFYAVKCNNEPALLTKLANLGANFDCASLLEIDTVLNLGISPNQIIFANPCKAISHIKHAAAVGVNFTTFDSKLEVDKIKKWHPQCRLLLRIKAPSDSGSLRPLGKKFGALPEEIEPLLHYACNVAGLKVVGVSFHVGSIAQDPTIYREAIANTRAVFDVADYLGIPKMKILNIGGGFRSNPLFEEIASVVNEAVQDYFPDPNLKIIAEPGRFFPETAFTLVTHVIGKRVRGEKIEYWIDEGIYGSFRPTLYNSCFVGIKPISMKECCEIRESTIYGPSCDSLDAVAVDIKLPELQLDDLIVFYNMGAYSKCAGTKFNGFDMLSTTTYLVSTNST, encoded by the coding sequence ATGATGTCTACAGATTTTGGTAAAATTACTCGTGTGCACAATATACCAAAAGATGAGATGTCAAATTTAATCCGTTCAATTGCAGCAGAAAAGCATGAAGCTGGCCAGCCATTTTATATACTCGATTTATCCACAGTTGAGAGGCTTATGGACAAATGGAACCATTCTTTTCCCAATGTAAAACCTTTTTATGCTGTCAAATGCAACAATGAACCAGCACTTCTTACTAAACTAGCCAACTTGGGCGCTAATTTTGATTGTGCTAGCTTACTCGAGATTGACACTGTCTTAAATCTCGGAATTAgcccaaatcaaatcatatttGCTAATCCGTGTAAGGCTATTTCCCATATCAAACATGCAGCCGCTGTTGGGGTCAATTTCACTACTTTTGATTCTAAGCTTGAAGTTGACAAGATCAAAAAATGGCACCCACAATGCCGTTTGTTGCTCCGAATCAAAGCCCCTAGTGACAGCGGCTCCTTGCGCCCCCTCGGCAAAAAATTCGGAGCACTGCCCGAAGAAATTGAACCTCTCCTGCATTACGCTTGTAATGTGGCTGGTTTAAAAGTTGTAGGCGTGTCATTTCACGTTGGATCTATAGCGCAAGATCCCACCATTTATCGCGAGGCGATTGCCAATACAAGAGCCGTGTTTGATGTAGCTGATTATCTCGgaattccaaaaatgaaaattttaaacatTGGTGGTGGGTTTAGATCCAACCCGTTGTTCGAGGAAATAGCTAGTGTAGTAAACGAAGCAGTTCAAGATTATTTTCCCGAtcctaatttaaaaataatcgCGGAGCCTGGACGATTCTTTCCTGAAACGGCTTTTACTTTAGTCACACATGTGATTGGAAAAAGAGTAAGAGGTGAGAAAATAGAGTATTGGATTGACGAAGGGATTTATGGATCGTTTAGGCCAACACTGTACAACAGTTGCTTTGTGGGTATTAAGCCAATTTCAATGAAAGAATGTTGTGAAATACGCGAATCGACGATTTACGGACCAAGTTGTGACTCCCTTGATGCAGTGGCTGTGGACATAAAATTGCCTGAGCTTCAATTAGATGATTTGATAGTGTTCTATAACATGGGAGCATACTCAAAATGTGCAGGAACGAAGTTCAATGGATTTGATATGTTATCGACAACTACCTATCTTGTTAGCACCAATTCTACCTAA
- the LOC125860306 gene encoding sucrose synthase 5-like yields the protein MATTPVADSMPDALKQSRYHMKRCFARFIATGSRLMKLKNLMEEIENTIEDKAERTKVLEGSLGQTLSSTQEAAIVPPYVAFAVRHNPGCWDYVKVNADNLSVEAISPKEYLKFKEMIFDEEWAKDDNALEVDFGAFDYSHPRLALSSSVGNGLNFVSKVMSSKLGGKPEEAQPLLDYLLALSHQGENLMINENLNSVSKLQAALIVAEVFVSSFSKDTPYKNFEHKLKEWGFEKGWGDSAGRVRETMRLASEILQAADPINMESFFSRLPTTFNIVIFSIHGYFGQADVLGLPDTGGQVVYILDQVRALEEEMLRRIKQQGLHMKPKILVVTRLIPDARGTTCNQEMEPILNSSHSHILRIPFRTEKGVLRQWVSRFDIYPYLENYAKDATAKILELMEGKPDLIIGNYTDGNLVASLLANKLGVTQGTIAHALEKTKYEDSDVKLKEFDPKYHFSCQFTADLLAMNAADFIITSTYQEIAGSETRPGQYESHTAFTMPGLYRVVSGINVFDPKFNIAAPGAEQSTYFPFTERKKRFVKFGPAIEELLYSNEENNEHIGFLADRKRPIVFSMARFDTVKNLTGLTEWFGKNKKLQNLVNLVIVGGFFDPSKSKDREEAAEIKKMHELIEKYNLKGQMRWIAAQTDKYRNSELYRTIADTKGAFVQPALYEAFGLTVIEAMNCGLPTFATNQGGPAEIIVDGVSGFHIDPYNGDKSSNKIADFFEKCKVDSIYWNRISEGGLKRIEECYTWKIYANKVLNMGSIYGFWRQFNVGQKQAKQRYFEMFYNPLFRKLANNVPIPYEEPLPVAPSDATQSQEPKLPVPVPTAVGKLLPLPTISPQKTEQKEEEKQVDTTTSRTEIAQQASHWICLCVSASIIVYAMVKLYRIIE from the exons ATGGCTACTACACCAGTTGCTGATAGCATGCCTGATGCTTTGAAACAAAGCCGATATCATATGAAGAGATGTTTCGCTAG GTTCATTGCTACGGGAAGTAGGCTGATGAAGTTGAAAAATTTAATGgaagaaatagaaaatactATTGAAGACAAGGCAGAAAGAACCAAGGTCTTGGAGGGTTCACTTGGACAAACTCTGAGTTCCACACAG GAGGCAGCTATTGTGCCACCTTATGTTGCTTTTGCAGTAAGGCACAATCCTGGTTGCTGGGATTATGTCAAAGTTAACGCGGACAATCTCTCTGTGGAAGCTATTTCACCCAAGGAATATCTCAAATTCAAAGAAATGATCTTTGATGAGGAATG GGCAAAGGATGATAATGCACTGGAAGTAGATTTTGGTGCTTTTGACTACTCTCATCCTCGGTTAGCCCTTTCTTCTTCTGTCGGAAATGGGCTTAACTTCGTCTCAAAAGTTATGTCTTCAAAGCTAGGTGGAAAGCCAGAGGAAGCTCAACCTTTGCTTGATTACTTACTAGCTCTTAGTCATCAAGGAGAG AATCTAATGATCAATGAGAATCTGAATAGTGTCTCTAAGCTTCAAGCAGCACTGATAGTAGCTGAAGTTTTTGTATCTTCGTTCTCCAAAGACACACCGTATAAGAACTTTGAGCATAA GCTCAAAGAATGGGGATTTGAGAAAGGATGGGGAGACAGTGCCGGAAGAGTAAGAGAGACAATGAGACTGGCTTCTGAGATACTCCAAGCTGCGGATCCCATAAATATGGAATCCTTTTTCAGCAGGCTTCCTACTACATTCAACATTGTTATCTTCTCCATTCATGGTTACTTTGGTCAAGCAGATGTTCTTGGTTTACCCGATACTGGAGGCCAG GTTGTTTATATTCTGGATCAAGTAAGAGCTTTAGAGGAGGAAATGTTACGAAGAATCAAGCAGCAAGGCTTACACATGAAGCCCAAGATTCTTGTG GTCACTCGCCTCATACCAGATGCTCGAGGGACAACATGCAATCAGGAAATGGAGCCTATACTAAACTCATCCCATTCACACATCCTGAGAATCCCATTCAGGACAGAGAAGGGCGTTCTTCGCCAATGGGTTTCTCGGTTTGATATCTATCCTTACTTGGAGAACTATGCCAAG GATGCTACCGCTAAGATACTTGAGCTCATGGAAGGTAAACCAGACCTCATAATTGGAAACTACACTGATGGAAACTTAGTGGCATCTCTATTGGCCAACAAGCTTGGAGTTACTCAG GGTACCATTGCTCATGCATTAGAGAAAACAAAGTATGAAGATTCCGATGTCAAGTTGAAGGAATTTGATCCCAAGTACCACTTTTCTTGCCAATTTACTGCTGATTTATTGGCAATGAATGCTGCTGATTTTATCATCACCAGCACATATCAAGAAATTGCTGGAAG CGAGACAAGGCCTGGACAATATGAAAGCCACACAGCATTTACAATGCCAGGGCTTTACAGAGTTGTTTCAGGTATCAATGTTTTTGATCCAAAGTTCAACATTGCCGCTCCTGGGGCTGAGCAGTCTACCTATTTCCCCTTCACTGAGAGAAAGAAACGATTTGTTAAATTTGGTCCTGCTATTGAGGAATTACTTTACAGTAATGAGGAAAACAATGAGCACAT TGGATTTCTTGCAGACAGGAAAAGACCGATTGTATTTTCAATGGCGAGATTTGATACAGTGAAGAATCTAACCGGCTTGACTGAGTGGTTTGGAAAGAATAAGAAGTTGCAGAACCTGGTAAACCTTGTTATTGTTGGTGGATTCTTCGATCCATCAAAATCAAAAGATCGAGAGGAGGCAGCTGAAATCAAGAAGATGCATGAATTGATTGAGAAATACAATCTCAAGGGACAAATGAGATGGATAGCAGCTCAAACAGATAAATATAGAAACAGTGAGCTATATAGGACTATCGCAGACACTAAGGGAGCTTTCGTTCAACCAGCTTTATACGAAGCATTTGGACTAACCGTTATTGAAGCAATGAACTGTGGATTGCCTACATTTGCTACAAATCAAGGTGGACCAGCAGAAATCATCGTCGATGGAGTCTCAGGTTTCCATATTGATCCTTACAATGGGGACAAGTCGAGCAATAAAATAGCTGACTTCTTTGAGAAATGCAAGGTTGATTCTATATATTGGAACAGGATATCGGAAGGAGGTCTCAAGCGCATTGAGGAATG TTATACATGGAAGATATACGCTAACAAAGTGTTGAACATGGGATCAATCTACGGATTCTGGAGACAATTCAACGTGGGGCAAAAGCAGGCTAAACAGAGATATTTTGAGATGTTTTACAATCCTCTCTTCAGGAAATTG GCTAATAACGTTCCGATCCCATACGAAGAGCCCTTGCCAGTTGCTCCATCAGATGCTACTCAATCTCAAGAACCAAAACTACCAGTTCCAGTCCCAACAGCTGTAGGAAAACTTCTGCCATTACCTAC AATTTCACCTCAGAAAAcagaacaaaaagaagaagaaaagcagGTTGATACAACTACATCAAGAACAGAAATCGCGCAGCAAGCTAGCCATTGGATTTGCCTATGTGTTTCTGCTTCAATCATCGTTTATGCTATGGTGAAATTGTACCGTATAATTGAATGA